The sequence CACGCTGCAGCGGCAGCAGCTCGCTCTGGGGGCCTGCGCGTGAGCTGCCCGCCCTGTCCAGGAGCCAAGGCGCCGAGACGCGCTCCCTGGGTGCCTCGCGGCTGCTGCCCACCCCGCCTGCCCGGGGCCTGGCAGGCCGCAGCACCCCTCTGCCGCCTCTCCCCGCGCccgtggggcagcgccgccgccgccgccgctgcggcaaGAGCGGAGCCGCTCCGGGGAACCAAGGGAGAGAAAGTGTCGGCAgcagccgcgggcggctgggAAATGCGGCGGTTGCTGCGGTCGCTGGGGGCTGTGTTTCGGCAAGGCACGTCACGCCACAGGAGGCAGAGCTACGCGAGACCGCTCGGCCGCCGGCGCACCGAGCACGTTCGCTTTTCTTCTTCGGACCATGTCCTATTATCCCTTAATTTACATGTACTTTGCTTACACTGTCGCACAGGACATCGTGTGCTAAGCAAGCACGGCTGAGGACAGCCACCTCGAGGACGCGTCACTGGGTCTAAGAGctgagttgggaaaaaaaaacaaattatttttaaaaaaaaaaaaaaagggcaggcacaaggctttttaatttttacacaGCTTCCAGCCTTTTTCCTTCCACCTTACCACGGCGCCCTCCGGTCCCCCGTcaccgctcgctcgctcgctgtcCCCTTCCCTGGGGGAGCGCAGACACCtcgccagccccagcagccccaatccggggatggggtggggggggtggcgtCGCGTGATGGCGGCACgcgcgagggccgggccggggggcttcgcccgcgggcagggagggagcccggGGCGGGAGTGGGTGATGGTGGCTGAGAGGGGGGTGAcgggctgcagccgctgctccTTCGCTTGCCCTGGCTTTTGAGCCCCTTGGCGCCGCGCAGCGGGACGGGGAGGCTGCACCCTGCTTCTGCCTCCCGCGCACCCCccgtgtcacccccccccccagaccccggCGCACTGACACACAGGCCCATTTGCCTCAGGCCTTTACTCGCCCCCCTCTCCCGGGGTTTCGGGCGGATGGGGGGGGTTTCCCCCGCGCGGGTCCCTAGTGCGTCTTGTCGTAGGTGCCGGCCCCCTTGTAGGCCCCCACGTAGCCGCTGGTGTCCACCTGGTCCTCGCGGCCCGCCAGGCCCTTGCCTTTGCCGCTCTCGTCGAAGCGCTCCTTGTGGCTGCCCGTGTACTTGCTGGTGTCCGTCAGCCGCTCCACCGCCCCGGCTTTGGTGGCTTTCTACAAGGCGGGGGGCTGAGCGACggggcccccccccgggctcaCTGCTGCCTCGAGCGGGTCAGGCCTCAGCACGcgtggcccggggcggggggggggggtgttactcACCGTGACACCCACGTTGCCCGGCTCCTTGCCCTCGATGAGGCCGTACACGGCCTGCAGCGCTTCCTCGGGTGCCTTGCCCTTGAAGCGCTTGCCGCAGAGCTCCTTCATGGCCTCCTGGAACTGGGCGAAGGTGATGGTGCGGGCGCCCTTGCTCCTGcccgggtggggggggacagggcacGTCAGCGGGGAGCCGGATCCATCCCcctgcccccgccggccccgccggcggcgccgtgccccccgccgcctccccggctcACTTGACTTTGTTGAAGACGATGTCGACGTCGGTGCTGGTCACGGCTCGGCCGTCCATCACGCCGCACTCCTTGCACAGCTTGGAGAAGTTCTTGCCCGTCATGTCGCTGCCGCTGGCGGCCGTGTCGCCGTACATGGCAAACTTGCGGAAAGTGTCCTCCACCCCCGacatcttgctgctgctgctgccgcgggCACCGACCGGCACCGTCGGGGCGTCTAAGCGGTGATTTCTGCTTGGCCTGTTGTCTGGagggaattaaaaaacaataataataaagccCCAATTTGTCCGCCCAGCCCTCAGAAAAGCACCTCGCAGGCCTCCTCACGGGtggcccccgcggcggggagctGCGCCATCACACCTGCACGACGCCCCGTCCGCCTTACCCTGCCCTCCCGGCACCCTCGCCCGCCCATTGTgtcccgccggcgcccggcgcccaCCTCACAGCCCGCGCAAAACTCGCCGTAGCGATGGCCGCCCGCTCGCCCCCGGGGGGCCTCCTCAGCATAACGCGCCCAAAAACGTAACCCATCCCGGgacatataaataaatgaattttatatatatatgtaattaattataaataattttttccccccttcccttatTGCAGACGCCTTGTTtcggtgctttttttttttatttacagtatacacattttttaattaaattttaaattaaattaaattttttaattaattttgtaattaaaaaaaaaaaaaaaagggagggagcaTACCTGGTTTTAGGCAAAGCCAATAGACCCAGGAAGAAGGCATGGCTCCGCTGGAGTGAACAGCCACACGCCCATGGATTTCAAGaaggccaggatttcacctcCTTTTTGCCCCATAACTGGAAACCACTTCAAAGCAGCTCTGTGATGCCACCAGCCGACTTGTTTCCGCTCTTCACAGCCCCTGTGTGACAATGAATAAACCGAAGGGCGCTTGCCTGGCGGGTCTCGGGGCAACGCTCCCTGGCCACAAACACTGCAAAAACCATACCCAAAACCTGCTCGCACTGGACAAGTTTCCAAAACTGCTGAAATTGCCAAGTCCTGAGGATCTGGAGCCCCGAGCGGATGAACCTACCCAGCGCCCATCTCACCCCCGAGGGCCGAGCCCTCTCCGGCTGTGCACCTCACGGGCACAGCGAGCACAGCAGCGGTTCACCAAAGCTCGCCAAAGCAGAGGCCAGCTCTTATTTCCAGCTTTTTGTTCCACTGCTTGagggaaaacaattttaaaaaatcatacaCACCTGtgtacacacgcatgcacgcgcgTGCGGTCGGGGATTCTTATTACCCAGTAAGTTGTGTTAACAAAAAGGCAAAGAGCCAGACTGCTGTTCTGCATGCCTGCCTGCCTCCTCTATACTCGCATTTCTGTAGCAGACCTCTGTTCCTTTTGTCATCTGCAGATTTCATTAATGGCAATTTTACGTTTATTTCCGGCTCGTCGATAAAAACATGACCAAGCATCGGGCCTAACACCGACAGCTGCAGATTCCCACTGCAGACACCTCAAAGGCCAAGTGCCTCCTGTGATCTGCCAGCTAGGCAGCGCTACATTCATTTAACCTGGAGGACAGGGCTTTCAAGAGCTCCATGTCCACAATGATAGCCCATAATTGACAGATCGCACCGCAAAGTTGTTTTACTATGTTCCGGGCATATTGCTCCAGTGAACTTAATACAGAGATTAATCTGAATCACTGCGCCTATGGTCTCCGCTCTGAAGTCTCACATGGCCACAAGTCAAATCCTTCCTGCTTTCAGTCGCAGGGCTTTCGACAAGGTCAGGCCAAAGGAGTGCAGAATTTGGTCCCAAGTAGCTAGTTAAGCATCTGAGGCTGCTGCCAGCCTCTTATGAGCTCAGCTTAAAATTACATTTAGTGAGGTTTGAAGCATCTTAGATAGACAGATGCTGAAGACGCTGAGGAgaatcaccaaaaaaaaagagagagacagagacagaaggaaaaggcagtgtCTTATTAAAAGAACATGAATAACACGTACAGAGATACCCTGTTCCCAAAATAGAccgatcatttaaaaaaaaaaatctaacattatGAAGGGATATACTAAGTTAAATCTTCAGCTGTAGGGAGGTGATTTATTCTCTATCAGTAATTTACTTAGCTgcaaaacagagagcaaaattCAACGTTCTGTTCAAACACGTAATCCTGCAGGAAAGTTGGACGACAGCTTTGATACCATCTTCAGAGGATCAGcattatttatttaaggaaaaacagcattttgcagacagtaaaaaaggaaaaaaaaagttagcgcATCGATAATACTGAAGTAAGCCACACTAGctctgtggaaaaacagaaatacaggagaAAAGATTAATGTCACAAACTCTTTTGTAGGCAAGAAGAATATTAACTTCTGCTGCCATGAATAAATGAATTCTAAATTATTCTTTGTCTGCTAAATTTTATGAACTATTACCATAATCacataaaactctttttttccacatACAGCTATGTATAGCATAAGACTTCCCTTTCAGTGCCATGATCAGAGAAACTGTTTGAATGGAGACATTAAAGCAGTGAAATGCCAATTACTGTATGAAACACTCTACATGTGTCAAAACGAGCTGCTCAAATTACAGCGAGACCCAGCAAACCGCGGACGATGGAGGATGAAGGTAAATCAAAACTCAGATGTGGAGCTGCACCCATTCCATAAGCCCTTGCGTCTGATCCAGGCCACGAACTCCTGTAGCTGAATCGTCCCTTTCCTGGAGACGGTGGCTGTAGATGACGAaccaagttttatttaaaatgagaatCAAGTATCACGGCGTAATATATAGTACAAGTTTGAAAGGCAGGGACTTTAGCTGCCTTGCTAAATAAATATAATGCCTGATGCAGATGTatgggaaaagaggagagaacGGAGCAAAGTGTTAGTGCCTAGGCTTACATGGGAAGTTTTACAGAGAATCGGAAAGAAAAAGGATCTTATATGGAGAAATTTGCAAAACCACTTGTtagcaattaaaataaagcaaaagagacCGGACATGCAGCTGTTCTCTGTAAAAATCTTTTTACGTTACAGGATTTCTTTTCAATAACTGCAGTGCTTGtgcagattttttgtttgtttgtgtgtgtcacacacacacacacacacaaggaaacCTTTTTTTTGGCTACACAGATCAAATTGTAGTTCAAGCAAAGGGCTGATGATTTCCTCTTTGCCTTGTGGTCAATCTGAATCTGCAAAGACTCCTGCAAGTCTGTTCAGGAAATAGGTGCTTTAATGGGACACACATAGGCTGGCCTTTCAGGTGTGAATTTgtctggagggggaggggggggagcattCCCCAGGGTTTGCAGTGGGAAGCCGAGCTCTGTTTGAGTCAGGCTCTCCTCACGGCTGGCAAAGGTAATTTGTTTGAATACCCACAGTAAGCAGTTCTCATTTTTTCTAAGTGCCGCTATTAGTCCTTCTGGTAGTAACGCTATAGTCTGACAGCTCGTAGAGGCACTAAGCAAGCTCATGTTGAGGGCACTGTACAGACATGCGGTAAATAAAACCTGTGTCTCCATTGCCCTTCAGAGCTGTGTTTGTACAGTTCCTTATATTATACAAACTTTATCCTATAGCTATCTTCAGTGTCCTCCTCAAGAAGGATGTGGACTGAAAAAAAGTACATGAACAAGACAAACTGAAGGCCAGTTCTCTTAGCCAGTTCTCTTAGCAAGTTTCAGCCAGTGCTTTCTTCTGCCCTTGTGTGCCTGTTGGAGGACAGTGTTGGCTGGCACTGATTTTACCTGAGGAGCTGAAGAATTTTTGCTCCGGCACTAGGGCTTCAGCGCAGACCTACCTCCTGCATATTGGTCGTCACGTGACTTCTTCTGACCACATTTCTTTTCAGACAATAAAACCAGTATGAAGTCTTCTGATGATCTAGATGCGCCTTTATACTCTTGATCTCTGTGAAGTTTGTTGCTTCAGATTGAAAGGGTTTAAaccatattaaattattttcaggaaaatctgggaacatttattttttcaaaattgacACAATTTGTTTCAAGAATCATCTCGGTCACCAGCAAAAAAGTAGAAGGCCTTTTATAAACACCCACCACAGAGAGAAATCAAATGCTCCAGCCTAGTCAATGATGTGCTCTGATCAGAGTATGTGACATAATTATAGTGAGACTACAGCTGTGTTTTCAAGTTATTTCATGCATTTCCCTTGGCAGAATAACCATCCTTACTCAAAGTAATCCCTCTAGGATGAATACATGTTCCCTTTGGCCGGGAGTCAGTGTATTACATAAATCTTCAGGAGTTAATTTTTCATGCATATACATGACTATACTGACGatgtcagtttatttttttatttggaattTCTTCTACTTTATGTTACAGTTCAAATAATATTTATgcatctgagaaaaagaaagggaaacgtTCTCTTAGTCTGCAGTGCTCATAACTCAGAGCTTCCAGCTGACAAACCCTtccaaagcagaagggaaggtcTAGGGAGCTTGCAGCACCCTGCTCTCCCACTGCAGTCACTGGCGTTTCATGGCACACGTGAGACTGGATCACGACCCGTAGTATCTCATGAACATGCTGGAGAACTAGGCAGGTGTGCCAACTCGCTGAAATTCTGCCGAGGCTTGGAGAAACGCtcttaaataaatgcttttacaaTACTCTAGCTAACCCATTAGGAAATATGGTCTTTAATAATTGCCCTATTAAATGTGATCAGTATCACATTAAAAAGTGCCATTTTCATATATAACTATATACTGTTAGTCATATTCATCACCAATATAACATCCACTGATTCCACTGAAGCTATATTAGGAATTAATTTTGCCCCTGAAATCTGTCTTCTTATTCTAATTCAGCTGCCTCATATTAGCTCCTTCCACAGCCAAAAGTGCATTTACCTCCAACTTGATCTGATGCAATTAGCTAGGAAAAAGTTATCTTGTTTTGGCTTGTTTCAACAAGTTGAGTCATTTGCACACTGTTCCAACAGCGTCCTTCTGCGTGCAAAAGCCTCTTGGCAGCTCTTCAACCCTGATCTAGGAGAAGTCTATCTGAAAGGCTACTTGCTTTACGTATACTTACTGTACAAGCACAGAtgttcttgctatttttttcagaacacATCAAAGCATTCTGTAAGGGGAGAAGGTACAAGAAATATAAAGCTACAGCATTTTTAAGGCTAATATTCTTGCATGCAGAAAGCAAGTGTACttatgtttattctttttttaaaaaaaaggtgccAGATCACGTTTTGAGATGATTGCCCTCTGTAGCCCTCTAATCCCGATGGAGGCTAGGGAGAACATTTATTTAGTATTATATATTGCTGCCATATAGCATAGCCAAATCCACGCCGCTTGGTGTCTCTGGTTTGTCGGAGCAGTGCTGCACTCCAATGGGGTTGCCATGCCTTTCTCGGCTGGAAGAGGACTTTCGAGGCAGACTGAGAAATGAGAGCACCTCTCTCTGTCCTTATTTATGGGCTACCATGTTATAAGCAAACGAAAGGACAGGTTTTCGCCATAACGTGAGATCGTGGAACTCACTGCCATGAATTGCTTCGTGCAGCAGAAATATAAAGAGGTTCAAAAAACAATCAGGCAAAGCCAGGGAGGAAAGGTCCATAAAAGGGTcattaaagagagaaagaagaccCCCCCTCTGGCATGGGAAGTCTCTAAGCCACAGATTGCTGGAAGCATGCAACAGAGACAGGACACATGAGGGAATGAACTTGTGCTCTGACCCTTTATGGTTGGTTTTGCACTGCCAGTCGATTTAGTTTCATGCTTCCCAGACCATGGAAGACATTAATCTatcataaagctttttttcccccattctcaTTCTTCCACTTCCGCCCCAAAATGCTGTTCATTCATACAAAACGGGAAAATCTGCTCTGGTCTGATATTCTtctaacataaataaataaataaataagcaagcagcTAGTGCACCACAAAATACTGCTTCTTTCAGGCTGAGAAGGTTTAAAGAGCCATGTGCTGCTGCAGATGGGAGCCAAAGCTGCTCACGCTGGTGTTTGGCCCTAGGAAAAAGACACCTTGCAACCGTACTGAAGGGGATTAGTGGAGCCCTGGACACCCAAGAGCAAGAGAGGGCAGCTGTGGCGAAGCAGAAGAGTCAGATGCTCCTTTTCCACTATTCTACAACTTGTAAAATAACTTGCATTTGACACAAGCAACAGTGACATTTTCCAGCCTGCGTCAGAAGAGCTGCCACCTGCTTGGCACGCTTTGCATTACTCAAGAGGTGCAAGTCGATGGAGACAGAGACTTGGGGCAGCGTATGTGACTGCAACGCACTTGAGCTTTCCAAAGAGGGTTTAATTTAATGTATTCTGGCCCCAGCAGAGGCAGCCCGGGCTTTGTCAcaggcagcagcccaggaggAGCACTCGGGGCACCGGGCTGTGCTGATGGCATTTTCCTGACGATAACACCAGGTTATCGCTTCTCTGTGGTGTCTGGCCCAGTTCGCAGCCCCAGTTGACAGCAGATATCCCCTAACACCAGGATGAAGGACAAGGGGGGCAGAGCCAGTCTTCAGCCGGGTCTGACATCCattgaacaaaacagaaagcctCTTCTAGCTAAGAAGAAACTGTTTTTGAAAGCAGGATTCCTGTGGGATTTCACTAACTGATCCACAAAGGATTATTTGGCGAGGTTGGGCTGAGGAGGTGGGCCCAGCCAAGGAGGTGGGCTCCCCACCAGTGCATGATGCCCAGTGTGAAACAGTTTCCTTTACTCCTTTTTTCCTGGGCCAGACTCTCAGcaggtgtaaatcagcataaaGGCGTTGCGGTCAGCATGTCTCTGCCAATTGACCCTCGCTGAGAATTTGGCCATAGGTCCTTGTTTTCCTGAAGATATAGCAGCAGTCCTGAAATGTGTCCGAAGCCTGACTCCTTGCTGCGCgctctctcctgtctctcctgGCAACAAACCTATGCGAAAGCAGTCAGTTGGGAATATGTGGTCCAGTTTTTTAGAAGCCTAACattgaaaagggaagggaaatcactcccatcttttccctttctccctcttgcaCGGAGGCATTTCGCTGCCCCGTGGGGAGCGCGGGTTTGCTGGGCCCGagccacagcccaggctggatATTTCCACCAGCCCAGCGAAGGGGAACAGGCCCATCGCTGTCAGGTCAGAACAAGCACACAATATTTTACGCAACTATTTTTGTGGTGGGATCGAATGGCCTGGTATCTGGGACATCTGCCGGAAGCAAGACGCCCTTTGTGGGAGTCTACACAACTCAGCTGGCCTCGCTCTGCCGGTTGCTGAAGCCACAGCCTGGGACTGCTTTGCAGGTCTGGTTaaggacagaaaaaacaaaacccagcttgCTTCATACTGTTATCAATCAAGCTCTGTGTTACCATCTTAGGTGCAAAACCAAAGAACCTGCGGCGTCCCCCCGCACTCCTCCCCGCTTCCCCAAATCTTATTTTTGAGCCAGGAGCCGGAGTGAACTCATGGGCTGCGGTGGGACCTCACCACCTGCCACCTCTAATTATAGGGGAATCTTGGTCTTTATTAGCAGAGAAACACCCCCCCGTGCACACACGTTCACACTCGCTCCGCACAAAGGCGACCGTTCAACTGCCAATTTCAGGCGCTGGTTCTTTCAGGAGATAAATATAAACTTTCACGGCCCTGAAGtctccttttaatttctttttttttcccactttaacctttgtatttctttttctatagctGATTCTTTATGCCAATTCTGTGATATGAAATCCAACATTTGGGGCTGTCTGCTGCCTCAAACCCAGACATCCCTACCCTTAACCCGTCTCCATTAGTATCAATAGGTGCTCCAGGCACAAATGTAGGGCAAGCAATTAGCAGAACTCACCCTTCACCCCTTTGCTGAGTGAAGGAAAGCCTTGCCATGGTTTCACCCCTCCTCTGCTTGCAGCAAAGAAAGACACTTGTCACATTTGCCTGTGGTGAGATAAAACGCCTAAGTAATGTTGTTTGAGGCTACGAGAAAGTAGTATGAGGCCCAGATTTACATGCAGTCCTGAGGCCTTCGTGCTTTATCTGTAGCAAATACTTAAAACAACATCAGAGGACTATCTGAGTAAGAGCTACAGTACCTACCTCCAGCCTGTAAGGACGCTTACCTTTGTGTATATTCCTATATATGTGTGCACATAAACgtaaaagagagaataaaactCAAGTTTTACTCTGAAGCTTTGCAAACTTCTTCAAGAAAAAGCATTCTAAAATCACCACTCCAAAGAGTTTTGTTGGcaaatgtttctcattttttttatcaCCATAGGGGATCGCAGTGGTCCATTTGGCTTTAAAAATCTGCAGAAGGTTGGCTTTAAGCAAAGCATTTGAAGGATAGAATGAGTTGTGGTTTACTAACTTTGAAAAGAAACACTAGTCCTTCTTTTTCCTTGCTCATCTGCCGAGGGAGGATTAGCAGACACTGCACGTCAGCCATGCCTAGGAATGGAGAAGACCACCCAGACAGTACTTATTAATACCCGCCCCGTGATCCAGCACACATACTTAGTGGCGCAGGACATGGCTCAGTGCTCCCAGTGGCCTCCGAGAACCTTCCTCTCAACGCACCACATCTTTCTTTGGCAGGAAGGTAGCTTGGGGTTGGTTTGGTCTTTGCTGAGCTCCAAATCCAAAATTGCATTCTACACTTCCATCTACGGTCTACTGAAATGCCGTTTTACAAGGCCCTCTGCTATTTCCGATGTTTAACATCTAGAATGCAAtcaaaaatcaaagtaaatgaaaaacagcttAGTGCACTCAAATAGCTAACAATTATATGCAAGTCCTCCATAATATGCAGCTGAGAAAATAGGAGAGGGCAGGCAGAAGCATCAAGGAACCATAAATCACGGGGGATGGGAGGAGGTAGAAATCTGGAAGAGATAACCAGAGGGTATGTAGTCCTTTTTTTAGGGCAAAAATCACCATCAATGTCATTCCCAGCAAATGTTTGTCTTGTCTTAGAATCGGTAAGACAAACATCTAACATCTAGAAATGGGGTTTCCTCAGTCCCCCCAGGCAATCTGTCCCAGAGCTTTGCTCTCTCTGCTTTAAAGAGGTTTTCTTAATGCCTAACCTAAATGTTTCTTCCTATACCTTgagcctgttccttcatctcaTATCCACCAGGGatatgaaaataaataggaaTCATATTAGAGAAATTATACTGTACCTTGAAGAAGTGAtggcaaatgtttttcctttacaAGATGATACTAAGTCATTTTGGCTTgcaactacagattttttttttcctttggttttgtttttagagCCAAATTCATTCCCATGTGCCCACTGTTGGTGAAATCATCTGCTACAAACCAGAAGAACATCAGTAACAGTAAATCCCTGCAAAGATGTGGAGATGGACAAAAATACTGAAGTCTTCCCAGAAGCCACTTACTAGTGGACACAGACATGTTACATCTTGGAGCCAGCAAGATCTGGAGATCTGCTGGGGTCTGCAGGCCTGACACCTAGAAAGTATGACCGGAAGTGATATCAGCAAATACAGCTTTGAAGCACCTATGCAGAGGTGCTGCCCAGTGCAGAGGAGGTTTTACAGTCCACTGTCTCTTACCTGTAAGAATTTATGCTGAAGGTTTTCGAAGCGTTCTGGTTTGGCCAGACAGCTCCTCTCAGCCAGTAGGGGTTTTACCACTGTTCTAATTTGAGAGCGTTTGATAACGCATAAGCAATAGGGTCTTTCCACGTGCAGGCCTCTCTGTGATATTTCATTGCAAGGCAGAAGGCAATTCCTATGCAGCATACAGTTTGCAGAAGTAACACTTTTGAGATTGGTACTGTATTCCCATGGGAGGACTTAGTCAGCTTTGATGGCCATGTTCAGCTTGTCCCAGATTACCCACACAAACACAACATTTGCAGAAGCCAAAGGGCAGATCCCTGATGGGAATGAACTGTCATTGCTTCACTGACTTTTGCTGGGTAGCAGTGATTTCCATAAATTAAGGATCTGGTCCCCAAGTATATACATGCCTTTCCGTCTGTGTTTGCAGAAATACTCTTCACTGGCTAAACATTAGAGGGAAAATGAAACCTCTATACGCAGGCTGGTCTCAGCTCCTTTTGGATGCTTTCATGAGCATATTATGGTTGTGAGACCAGCCCTTCAGTTCAGCATGATTACAAACACTTCAGGGCTTGCTAGTAGTGTGCGGAACTGTTAACATTTTtagaaactgaatgaaaaaaaaatagtttcataatCGGGTCCGTCCTGGactaaaaaaacatatttaagatGGCATTACTGCCATTTAAGTGGAACAATTATTACAAGTAAATGTTCAGCGTGACATAAACAAATTTTGCCCTGGAAATAAGATTTGATAGCATAGCAGCCAGCacctttttaaacttttaacaCTTAATGTTACAAAGATACCAAACTTTTTTGCTTACAAAGACCAGTAATACTGCGTACAAAAAGATCTGGCACTTGCCTGTTATCGGGGTTCTAGTCCCAAGGTTTAAACTGTGGCATCAAAAGCCTGCCAGTGGTTCCCTGGTATCActatggggaagaaaaaaaaagccatacccCGGAATAAACTGATTACAATCGcttaaacaaaaaacagtaaGGCAAGGTGTCTTAAGCCTCTTCTGAAAAGATGTAGAGCTTTCTCAGGTAGCTGCAGCAAGAGAGCTAACAAAAAACTTTTAGTCAGCAAGGCAGTAGTGGGCAGAACGCAGTGTCTATGGATTTTAGCAAGAAAGGGCAAGAGAAAGTGTTGCCTGTACACACCAAACAAACCCAGCCTGTGGGGATTTTTGAGATCAGACTTCCGTCTGTTGAAAATATTTAGGCTGAAGCTGCAAGGCATGGAGCAGCCAGGCACTCTGCCTGCCGAAGCCTCCTAACAGAAACTGTCCCACACCATCCAGCTCTACTAATGGACAACAAGTCCGACGGGGCAGGACACAAACTGCCGACCTGGAGAAACACAGCGGCCCACGTACAGCTTTCCTTTCTTGACCAGCTCATTTACAGCAACAGGTCTGTTCTCTTGTGCAACGCTCATCTCAAGTTTTGCAAGAACTGACTTTTCATCTTTGGATTTTGTAAATGCAACATGTCAATCAGCTGCATTGTGCAAGATTTTCTCCTGCACTGAAAGGTGAAAAATGGAGCTGATCTATTGCAAGGAGTCGTAATAAGCCATTCttcatcctcctttctcttctctgtgactAAATGCTATTACTTTCCCAAAGAATAGGGGCACACGTCCAACATCCTGCAGCCCTGGGAGACTTTCCTAAGCAATCTGCTCAGATTTATTGTTCTTCAACGTCTCTGTGCAGCTGGACCAGAACATGGCCTGAAGTCTTTTACTCATCTCCCGGCTCTGTGTGTGATCGCAGACATTCCTCATCTGCGTTGAAAGGTGCTGTCAACACAGCTATGATTTCTTTCTCATT comes from Struthio camelus isolate bStrCam1 chromosome Z, bStrCam1.hap1, whole genome shotgun sequence and encodes:
- the LOC138064478 gene encoding tubulin polymerization-promoting protein family member 2-like; protein product: MPSSWVYWLCLKPDNRPSRNHRLDAPTVPVGARGSSSSKMSGVEDTFRKFAMYGDTAASGSDMTGKNFSKLCKECGVMDGRAVTSTDVDIVFNKVKSKGARTITFAQFQEAMKELCGKRFKGKAPEEALQAVYGLIEGKEPGNVGVTKATKAGAVERLTDTSKYTGSHKERFDESGKGKGLAGREDQVDTSGYVGAYKGAGTYDKTH